The Helianthus annuus cultivar XRQ/B chromosome 16, HanXRQr2.0-SUNRISE, whole genome shotgun sequence genome includes a window with the following:
- the LOC110905514 gene encoding uncharacterized protein LOC110905514 yields MVMCKCGRAALMKTSKTSKNPERRFYTCPQMRSKCKFFVWIDPPVNSPPSPELGFHKAPNHSSSIEVRFEELKHEIRRKDAALVMSWCILVGLLVLILVVVLISLLLKPS; encoded by the exons ATGGTGATGTGCAAGTGTGGTAGAGCAGCATTGATGAAGACATCGAAGACCTCCAAAAACCCTGAACGGAGATTTTATACATGCCCACAAATG aGATCAAAATGTAAGTTCTTTGTGTGGATTGATCCTCCTGTGAACTCTCCTCCATCCCCAGAGTTAGGGTTTCATAAAGCCCCAAATCACAGTTCGAGCATTGAAGTCAGATTTGAAGAATTGAAGCATGAAATTAGAAGAAAGGATGCTGCATTAGTGATGAGTTGGTGTATACTTGTTGGCCTTTTAGTGTTAATCCTTGTAGTTGTTTTGATCAGTCTTCTTTTGAAGCCTTCATAA